One window of Camelina sativa cultivar DH55 chromosome 4, Cs, whole genome shotgun sequence genomic DNA carries:
- the LOC104783983 gene encoding wall-associated receptor kinase-like 9 — translation MKIKQNQLFFKRNGGLLLQQQLHLKADNIQRTTIFSSTDLDNATEGFSTNKVLGQGGWGTVYKGMLLDGRIVAVKKSKAIDENNLEQFINELMILSQINYRNIVKVLGNPSSYARL, via the coding sequence ATGAAGATCAAGCAAAACCAGCTGTTCTTCAAACGTAATGGTGGCCTCCtcttacaacaacaacttcattTGAAAGCAGACAACATTCAGAGGACAACAATCTTCTCCTCCACGGACTTAGACAATGCTACTGAAGGCTTTAGCACCAACAAGGTGCTTGGACAAGGTGGTTGGGGAACCGTTTACAAGGGCATGCTTCTAGACGGTAGAATCGTGGCGGTTAAGAAGTCTAAAGCTATTGATGAAAACAATCTAGAACAATTCATCAACGAGCTTATGATTCTCTCTCAGATTAATTACAGAAACATCGTCAAGGTACTTGGAAACCCAAGTTCCTATGCTCGTCTATGA